Proteins encoded within one genomic window of Calonectris borealis chromosome 1, bCalBor7.hap1.2, whole genome shotgun sequence:
- the FAM76B gene encoding protein FAM76B isoform X5, translating into MAAAAAAAAPALYACTKCNQRYPFEELSQGQQLCKECRIAHPIVKCTYCRSEFQQESKTNTICKKCAQNVKQFGTPKPCQYCNIIAAFIGTKCQRCTNSEKKYGPPQTCEQCKQQCAFDRKEEGRRKVDGKLLCWLCTLSYKRVLQKTKEQRKSLGSSHSNSSSSSLTEKDQHHSKHHHHHHHHHRHSSSHHKISSLSPEQDQGLWKQSHKSSAAIQNETPKKKPKLESKPSNGDSSSINQSADSGGTDNFVLISQLKEEVMSLKRLLQQRDQTILEKDKKLTELKADFQYQESNLRTKMNSMEKAHKETVEQLQAKNRELLKQVAALSKGKKFDKSGSILTSP; encoded by the exons atggcggcggcggctgcggcggccgccccggctcTTTATGCCTGCACCAAGTGCAACCAGCGCTACCCTTTCGAGGAGCTCTCCCAGGGCCAGCAGCTGTGCAAG GAGTGCCGCATCGCCCACCCCATCGTGAAATGCACTTACTGCCGGTCGGAGTTTCAGCAGGAGAG CAAAACTAATACGATATGCAAGAAATGCGCCCAAAACGTGAAGCAGTTTGGAACG CCCAAGCCTTGTCAGTATTGTAACATTATTGCAGCATTTATTGGCACAAAATGTCAGCGTTGCACCAACTCGGAGAAGAAGTACGGCCCACCGCAGACATGTGAACAGTGCAAACAGCAGTGTGCTTTTGATCgaaaagaggagggaagaaggaag GTTGATGGAAAGTTGTTGTGTTGGCTCTGCACACTGTCCTACAAGAGAGTGCTACAGAAGAcaaaagaacagaggaagagcCTAGGATCTTCACATTCTAACTCCTCATCTTCATCTCTTACTGAGAAAGACCAGCATCATTcaaaacaccaccaccatcaccaccaccatcatcgtCACAGCAGCAGTCATCATAA AATCAGCAGTCTGAGTCCAGAACAAGATCAGGGACTATGGAAACAGAG CCATAAATCCTCTGCAGCTATTCAGAATGAAACtccaaagaaaaaacccaaactggaaTCCAAGCCATCAAATGGAGATAG tagctCTATAAATCAGTCAGCGGACAGTGGAGGAACTGACAACTTTGTCCTCATAAGTCAGCTGAAAGAAGAAGTAATGTCACTTAAACGTCTTCTGCAGCAAAGAGATCAGACTAttttagaaaaagataaaaag TTGACAGAACTGAAGGCAGACTTCCAGTACCAGGAGTCTAACTTGAGGACAAAGATGAACAGTATGGAGAAAGCTCACAAGGAAACTGTGGAACAGTTGCAG GCCAAAAACAGAGAACTGCTCAAACAGGTTGCAGCGTTGTCAAAGGGTAAAAAGTTTGATAAAAGTGGGAGTATACTAACATCTCCTTAA
- the FAM76B gene encoding protein FAM76B isoform X6: MAAAAAAAAPALYACTKCNQRYPFEELSQGQQLCKECRIAHPIVKCTYCRSEFQQESKTNTICKKCAQNVKQFGTPKPCQYCNIIAAFIGTKCQRCTNSEKKYGPPQTCEQCKQQCAFDRKEEGRRKVDGKLLCWLCTLSYKRVLQKTKEQRKSLGSSHSNSSSSSLTEKDQHHSKHHHHHHHHHRHSSSHHKISSLSPEQDQGLWKQSHKSSAAIQNETPKKKPKLESKPSNGDSSINQSADSGGTDNFVLISQLKEEVMSLKRLLQQRDQTILEKDKKLTELKADFQYQESNLRTKMNSMEKAHKETVEQLQAKNRELLKQVAALSKGKKFDKSGSILTSP, encoded by the exons atggcggcggcggctgcggcggccgccccggctcTTTATGCCTGCACCAAGTGCAACCAGCGCTACCCTTTCGAGGAGCTCTCCCAGGGCCAGCAGCTGTGCAAG GAGTGCCGCATCGCCCACCCCATCGTGAAATGCACTTACTGCCGGTCGGAGTTTCAGCAGGAGAG CAAAACTAATACGATATGCAAGAAATGCGCCCAAAACGTGAAGCAGTTTGGAACG CCCAAGCCTTGTCAGTATTGTAACATTATTGCAGCATTTATTGGCACAAAATGTCAGCGTTGCACCAACTCGGAGAAGAAGTACGGCCCACCGCAGACATGTGAACAGTGCAAACAGCAGTGTGCTTTTGATCgaaaagaggagggaagaaggaag GTTGATGGAAAGTTGTTGTGTTGGCTCTGCACACTGTCCTACAAGAGAGTGCTACAGAAGAcaaaagaacagaggaagagcCTAGGATCTTCACATTCTAACTCCTCATCTTCATCTCTTACTGAGAAAGACCAGCATCATTcaaaacaccaccaccatcaccaccaccatcatcgtCACAGCAGCAGTCATCATAA AATCAGCAGTCTGAGTCCAGAACAAGATCAGGGACTATGGAAACAGAG CCATAAATCCTCTGCAGCTATTCAGAATGAAACtccaaagaaaaaacccaaactggaaTCCAAGCCATCAAATGGAGATAG ctCTATAAATCAGTCAGCGGACAGTGGAGGAACTGACAACTTTGTCCTCATAAGTCAGCTGAAAGAAGAAGTAATGTCACTTAAACGTCTTCTGCAGCAAAGAGATCAGACTAttttagaaaaagataaaaag TTGACAGAACTGAAGGCAGACTTCCAGTACCAGGAGTCTAACTTGAGGACAAAGATGAACAGTATGGAGAAAGCTCACAAGGAAACTGTGGAACAGTTGCAG GCCAAAAACAGAGAACTGCTCAAACAGGTTGCAGCGTTGTCAAAGGGTAAAAAGTTTGATAAAAGTGGGAGTATACTAACATCTCCTTAA
- the FAM76B gene encoding protein FAM76B isoform X2: MAAAAAAAAPALYACTKCNQRYPFEELSQGQQLCKECRIAHPIVKCTYCRSEFQQESKTNTICKKCAQNVKQFGTPKPCQYCNIIAAFIGTKCQRCTNSEKKYGPPQTCEQCKQQCAFDRKEEGRRKVDGKLLCWLCTLSYKRVLQKTKEQRKSLGSSHSNSSSSSLTEKDQHHSKHHHHHHHHHRHSSSHHKISSLSPEQDQGLWKQSHKSSAAIQNETPKKKPKLESKPSNGDSSINQSADSGGTDNFVLISQLKEEVMSLKRLLQQRDQTILEKDKKLTELKADFQYQESNLRTKMNSMEKAHKETVEQLQAKNRELLKQVAALSKVFQDAIALIDAISRLKGRILCPADSTRRLLNRP; this comes from the exons atggcggcggcggctgcggcggccgccccggctcTTTATGCCTGCACCAAGTGCAACCAGCGCTACCCTTTCGAGGAGCTCTCCCAGGGCCAGCAGCTGTGCAAG GAGTGCCGCATCGCCCACCCCATCGTGAAATGCACTTACTGCCGGTCGGAGTTTCAGCAGGAGAG CAAAACTAATACGATATGCAAGAAATGCGCCCAAAACGTGAAGCAGTTTGGAACG CCCAAGCCTTGTCAGTATTGTAACATTATTGCAGCATTTATTGGCACAAAATGTCAGCGTTGCACCAACTCGGAGAAGAAGTACGGCCCACCGCAGACATGTGAACAGTGCAAACAGCAGTGTGCTTTTGATCgaaaagaggagggaagaaggaag GTTGATGGAAAGTTGTTGTGTTGGCTCTGCACACTGTCCTACAAGAGAGTGCTACAGAAGAcaaaagaacagaggaagagcCTAGGATCTTCACATTCTAACTCCTCATCTTCATCTCTTACTGAGAAAGACCAGCATCATTcaaaacaccaccaccatcaccaccaccatcatcgtCACAGCAGCAGTCATCATAA AATCAGCAGTCTGAGTCCAGAACAAGATCAGGGACTATGGAAACAGAG CCATAAATCCTCTGCAGCTATTCAGAATGAAACtccaaagaaaaaacccaaactggaaTCCAAGCCATCAAATGGAGATAG ctCTATAAATCAGTCAGCGGACAGTGGAGGAACTGACAACTTTGTCCTCATAAGTCAGCTGAAAGAAGAAGTAATGTCACTTAAACGTCTTCTGCAGCAAAGAGATCAGACTAttttagaaaaagataaaaag TTGACAGAACTGAAGGCAGACTTCCAGTACCAGGAGTCTAACTTGAGGACAAAGATGAACAGTATGGAGAAAGCTCACAAGGAAACTGTGGAACAGTTGCAG GCCAAAAACAGAGAACTGCTCAAACAGGTTGCAGCGTTGTCAAAGG
- the FAM76B gene encoding protein FAM76B isoform X1 has protein sequence MAAAAAAAAPALYACTKCNQRYPFEELSQGQQLCKECRIAHPIVKCTYCRSEFQQESKTNTICKKCAQNVKQFGTPKPCQYCNIIAAFIGTKCQRCTNSEKKYGPPQTCEQCKQQCAFDRKEEGRRKVDGKLLCWLCTLSYKRVLQKTKEQRKSLGSSHSNSSSSSLTEKDQHHSKHHHHHHHHHRHSSSHHKISSLSPEQDQGLWKQSHKSSAAIQNETPKKKPKLESKPSNGDSSSINQSADSGGTDNFVLISQLKEEVMSLKRLLQQRDQTILEKDKKLTELKADFQYQESNLRTKMNSMEKAHKETVEQLQAKNRELLKQVAALSKVFQDAIALIDAISRLKGRILCPADSTRRLLNRP, from the exons atggcggcggcggctgcggcggccgccccggctcTTTATGCCTGCACCAAGTGCAACCAGCGCTACCCTTTCGAGGAGCTCTCCCAGGGCCAGCAGCTGTGCAAG GAGTGCCGCATCGCCCACCCCATCGTGAAATGCACTTACTGCCGGTCGGAGTTTCAGCAGGAGAG CAAAACTAATACGATATGCAAGAAATGCGCCCAAAACGTGAAGCAGTTTGGAACG CCCAAGCCTTGTCAGTATTGTAACATTATTGCAGCATTTATTGGCACAAAATGTCAGCGTTGCACCAACTCGGAGAAGAAGTACGGCCCACCGCAGACATGTGAACAGTGCAAACAGCAGTGTGCTTTTGATCgaaaagaggagggaagaaggaag GTTGATGGAAAGTTGTTGTGTTGGCTCTGCACACTGTCCTACAAGAGAGTGCTACAGAAGAcaaaagaacagaggaagagcCTAGGATCTTCACATTCTAACTCCTCATCTTCATCTCTTACTGAGAAAGACCAGCATCATTcaaaacaccaccaccatcaccaccaccatcatcgtCACAGCAGCAGTCATCATAA AATCAGCAGTCTGAGTCCAGAACAAGATCAGGGACTATGGAAACAGAG CCATAAATCCTCTGCAGCTATTCAGAATGAAACtccaaagaaaaaacccaaactggaaTCCAAGCCATCAAATGGAGATAG tagctCTATAAATCAGTCAGCGGACAGTGGAGGAACTGACAACTTTGTCCTCATAAGTCAGCTGAAAGAAGAAGTAATGTCACTTAAACGTCTTCTGCAGCAAAGAGATCAGACTAttttagaaaaagataaaaag TTGACAGAACTGAAGGCAGACTTCCAGTACCAGGAGTCTAACTTGAGGACAAAGATGAACAGTATGGAGAAAGCTCACAAGGAAACTGTGGAACAGTTGCAG GCCAAAAACAGAGAACTGCTCAAACAGGTTGCAGCGTTGTCAAAGG
- the FAM76B gene encoding protein FAM76B isoform X3 → MAAAAAAAAPALYACTKCNQRYPFEELSQGQQLCKECRIAHPIVKCTYCRSEFQQESKTNTICKKCAQNVKQFGTPKPCQYCNIIAAFIGTKCQRCTNSEKKYGPPQTCEQCKQQCAFDRKEEGRRKVDGKLLCWLCTLSYKRVLQKTKEQRKSLGSSHSNSSSSSLTEKDQHHSKHHHHHHHHHRHSSSHHNHKSSAAIQNETPKKKPKLESKPSNGDSSSINQSADSGGTDNFVLISQLKEEVMSLKRLLQQRDQTILEKDKKLTELKADFQYQESNLRTKMNSMEKAHKETVEQLQAKNRELLKQVAALSKVFQDAIALIDAISRLKGRILCPADSTRRLLNRP, encoded by the exons atggcggcggcggctgcggcggccgccccggctcTTTATGCCTGCACCAAGTGCAACCAGCGCTACCCTTTCGAGGAGCTCTCCCAGGGCCAGCAGCTGTGCAAG GAGTGCCGCATCGCCCACCCCATCGTGAAATGCACTTACTGCCGGTCGGAGTTTCAGCAGGAGAG CAAAACTAATACGATATGCAAGAAATGCGCCCAAAACGTGAAGCAGTTTGGAACG CCCAAGCCTTGTCAGTATTGTAACATTATTGCAGCATTTATTGGCACAAAATGTCAGCGTTGCACCAACTCGGAGAAGAAGTACGGCCCACCGCAGACATGTGAACAGTGCAAACAGCAGTGTGCTTTTGATCgaaaagaggagggaagaaggaag GTTGATGGAAAGTTGTTGTGTTGGCTCTGCACACTGTCCTACAAGAGAGTGCTACAGAAGAcaaaagaacagaggaagagcCTAGGATCTTCACATTCTAACTCCTCATCTTCATCTCTTACTGAGAAAGACCAGCATCATTcaaaacaccaccaccatcaccaccaccatcatcgtCACAGCAGCAGTCATCATAA CCATAAATCCTCTGCAGCTATTCAGAATGAAACtccaaagaaaaaacccaaactggaaTCCAAGCCATCAAATGGAGATAG tagctCTATAAATCAGTCAGCGGACAGTGGAGGAACTGACAACTTTGTCCTCATAAGTCAGCTGAAAGAAGAAGTAATGTCACTTAAACGTCTTCTGCAGCAAAGAGATCAGACTAttttagaaaaagataaaaag TTGACAGAACTGAAGGCAGACTTCCAGTACCAGGAGTCTAACTTGAGGACAAAGATGAACAGTATGGAGAAAGCTCACAAGGAAACTGTGGAACAGTTGCAG GCCAAAAACAGAGAACTGCTCAAACAGGTTGCAGCGTTGTCAAAGG
- the FAM76B gene encoding protein FAM76B isoform X7, with product MAAAAAAAAPALYACTKCNQRYPFEELSQGQQLCKECRIAHPIVKCTYCRSEFQQESKTNTICKKCAQNVKQFGTPKPCQYCNIIAAFIGTKCQRCTNSEKKYGPPQTCEQCKQQCAFDRKEEGRRKVDGKLLCWLCTLSYKRVLQKTKEQRKSLGSSHSNSSSSSLTEKDQHHSKHHHHHHHHHRHSSSHHKISSLSPEQDQGLWKQSSSINQSADSGGTDNFVLISQLKEEVMSLKRLLQQRDQTILEKDKKLTELKADFQYQESNLRTKMNSMEKAHKETVEQLQAKNRELLKQVAALSKVFQDAIALIDAISRLKGRILCPADSTRRLLNRP from the exons atggcggcggcggctgcggcggccgccccggctcTTTATGCCTGCACCAAGTGCAACCAGCGCTACCCTTTCGAGGAGCTCTCCCAGGGCCAGCAGCTGTGCAAG GAGTGCCGCATCGCCCACCCCATCGTGAAATGCACTTACTGCCGGTCGGAGTTTCAGCAGGAGAG CAAAACTAATACGATATGCAAGAAATGCGCCCAAAACGTGAAGCAGTTTGGAACG CCCAAGCCTTGTCAGTATTGTAACATTATTGCAGCATTTATTGGCACAAAATGTCAGCGTTGCACCAACTCGGAGAAGAAGTACGGCCCACCGCAGACATGTGAACAGTGCAAACAGCAGTGTGCTTTTGATCgaaaagaggagggaagaaggaag GTTGATGGAAAGTTGTTGTGTTGGCTCTGCACACTGTCCTACAAGAGAGTGCTACAGAAGAcaaaagaacagaggaagagcCTAGGATCTTCACATTCTAACTCCTCATCTTCATCTCTTACTGAGAAAGACCAGCATCATTcaaaacaccaccaccatcaccaccaccatcatcgtCACAGCAGCAGTCATCATAA AATCAGCAGTCTGAGTCCAGAACAAGATCAGGGACTATGGAAACAGAG tagctCTATAAATCAGTCAGCGGACAGTGGAGGAACTGACAACTTTGTCCTCATAAGTCAGCTGAAAGAAGAAGTAATGTCACTTAAACGTCTTCTGCAGCAAAGAGATCAGACTAttttagaaaaagataaaaag TTGACAGAACTGAAGGCAGACTTCCAGTACCAGGAGTCTAACTTGAGGACAAAGATGAACAGTATGGAGAAAGCTCACAAGGAAACTGTGGAACAGTTGCAG GCCAAAAACAGAGAACTGCTCAAACAGGTTGCAGCGTTGTCAAAGG
- the FAM76B gene encoding protein FAM76B isoform X4, translating into MAAAAAAAAPALYACTKCNQRYPFEELSQGQQLCKECRIAHPIVKCTYCRSEFQQESKTNTICKKCAQNVKQFGTPKPCQYCNIIAAFIGTKCQRCTNSEKKYGPPQTCEQCKQQCAFDRKEEGRRKVDGKLLCWLCTLSYKRVLQKTKEQRKSLGSSHSNSSSSSLTEKDQHHSKHHHHHHHHHRHSSSHHNHKSSAAIQNETPKKKPKLESKPSNGDSSINQSADSGGTDNFVLISQLKEEVMSLKRLLQQRDQTILEKDKKLTELKADFQYQESNLRTKMNSMEKAHKETVEQLQAKNRELLKQVAALSKVFQDAIALIDAISRLKGRILCPADSTRRLLNRP; encoded by the exons atggcggcggcggctgcggcggccgccccggctcTTTATGCCTGCACCAAGTGCAACCAGCGCTACCCTTTCGAGGAGCTCTCCCAGGGCCAGCAGCTGTGCAAG GAGTGCCGCATCGCCCACCCCATCGTGAAATGCACTTACTGCCGGTCGGAGTTTCAGCAGGAGAG CAAAACTAATACGATATGCAAGAAATGCGCCCAAAACGTGAAGCAGTTTGGAACG CCCAAGCCTTGTCAGTATTGTAACATTATTGCAGCATTTATTGGCACAAAATGTCAGCGTTGCACCAACTCGGAGAAGAAGTACGGCCCACCGCAGACATGTGAACAGTGCAAACAGCAGTGTGCTTTTGATCgaaaagaggagggaagaaggaag GTTGATGGAAAGTTGTTGTGTTGGCTCTGCACACTGTCCTACAAGAGAGTGCTACAGAAGAcaaaagaacagaggaagagcCTAGGATCTTCACATTCTAACTCCTCATCTTCATCTCTTACTGAGAAAGACCAGCATCATTcaaaacaccaccaccatcaccaccaccatcatcgtCACAGCAGCAGTCATCATAA CCATAAATCCTCTGCAGCTATTCAGAATGAAACtccaaagaaaaaacccaaactggaaTCCAAGCCATCAAATGGAGATAG ctCTATAAATCAGTCAGCGGACAGTGGAGGAACTGACAACTTTGTCCTCATAAGTCAGCTGAAAGAAGAAGTAATGTCACTTAAACGTCTTCTGCAGCAAAGAGATCAGACTAttttagaaaaagataaaaag TTGACAGAACTGAAGGCAGACTTCCAGTACCAGGAGTCTAACTTGAGGACAAAGATGAACAGTATGGAGAAAGCTCACAAGGAAACTGTGGAACAGTTGCAG GCCAAAAACAGAGAACTGCTCAAACAGGTTGCAGCGTTGTCAAAGG